One stretch of Emys orbicularis isolate rEmyOrb1 chromosome 7, rEmyOrb1.hap1, whole genome shotgun sequence DNA includes these proteins:
- the LOC135881020 gene encoding semaphorin-3D-like — MPALVFSRWHLSTAPALLTWILLLSIGNGSAWKRGVPRLRLSYKDLLRSNSSRLLLGSGDGLAFQSFLVDETRAWLMVGAKNHIFLLHLDRPNEEPQKVFWPARKEQVERCRLAGKNAETECANFIRLLQPFNRSHVFACGTGSYQPICAFVQLGARAQEPGGSPIQLVANSVESGRGKCPFSPHEPFTGLLIDRELYSGTSSDFMGSSAAFFRTRVHKAAQNYIRTEQNQDHWLNEPVFIGAYLIPDTHNAHDDKVYVFLRETALEAGQWERRRIHARVARVCKNDVGGKRGLINRWSTFLKARLVCSIPDPQASETHFDQLEDVFLLRTRDPQSPLVFGLFTVSSGIFSGSAVCVYSMAAVRAAFSGPFAHKEGADYRWVEYKGRIPYPRPGTCPSETYDPLLHSTKDFPDDLISFMRNHQLMWGPVYPLGRKPILVRANVPYRLRQLLVDRVETESGHYDVLFLGTDEGKVLKVGLTGGRGQDSEEISLEEISVSKVPSPILDMQFSPKRQELFVSSTHGLVQLSLYHCELYGKDCTDCCLARDPYCTWDGKGCSPYRLTEKRRARCQDALKADPVSQCQDTTAGVTATEEKLVFGVENNTTFLECLARSPQTAIRWLVQRSREAALDEVRTGDRFSILEQGLLIRQLAREDAGVYQCQAVERSFSRPLTHYSLRVIGHEAMGAKRSKGAEEGGSHLSAMPVQLQYKGYPRTLGAPGTSLDEYCNALRHQERQRQKAWNPKWQHSLESKKGRVRRHPDPLKPARAGLRLV; from the exons ATGCCAGCCCTGGTCTTTAGCAGGTGGCACCtctccactgcccctgccctgctgacTTGGATTCTCCTGCTGAGCATTGGGAATGGCAGTGCCTGGAAGCGAGGTGTCCCTCGCCTTCGCCTCTCATACAAAG ACCTGCTGAGATCCAACAGCTCCCGCCTGTTGCTGGGTTCAGGGGATGGGCTGGCCTTCCAGTCCTTCCTGGTGGATGAGACCAGGGCGTGGCTGATGGTGGGAGCCAAAAACCACATCTTCCTGCTGCATCTGGACAGGCCAAATGAGGAGCCTCAGAAG GTTTTCTGGCCAGCCCGCAAGGAGCAGGTGGAGCGCTGCCGGCTTGCTGGGAAGAACGCAGAG ACAGAATGTGCCAATTTCATCCGGCTTCTCCAGCCATTCAACAGGAGCCACGTGTTTGCCTGTGGGACTGGCTCCTACCAGCCCATCTGCGCCTTTGTCCAGCTCGGAGCCAGGGCACAG GAGCCTGGGGGCTCCCCTATACAGCTGGTGGCCAACTCCGTGGAATCTGGGAGAGGCAAGTGTCCATTCAGCCCTCATGAACCTTTCACTGGGCTTCTCATAG ACAGGGAGCTGTATTCGGGCACCTCCAGCGACTTCATGGGCAGCAGCGCCGCCTTCTTCCGGACCCGAGTTCACAAGGCTGCCCAGAACTACATCCGGACAGAACAGAACCAAGATCACTGGCTAAACG AGCCTGTGTTCATCGGTGCCTACTTGATTCCCGACACCCACAATGCCCACGACGACAAGGTGTACGTCTTCCTCCGAGAGACGGCCCTGGAAGCCGGCCAGTGGGAGAGGCGGCGCATCCATGCCCGGGTGGCACGCGTGTGCAAG AATGACGTCGGCGGGAAACGCGGCCTGATCAATCGCTGGAGCACGTTCCTCAAGGCCCGGCTGGTCTGCTCCATCCCAGACCCCCAGGCCAGCGAGACGCACTTCGACCAGCTCG AGGACGTCTTCCTCCTCCGCACCCGGGACCCACAGAGCCCTCTCGTCTTCGGCCTCTTCACGGTCTCCAG TGGGATCTTCAGCGGCTCTGCCGTGTGTGTCTACTCCATGGCTGCCGTGCGAGCTGCTTTCAGCGGGCCCTTTGCACACAAGGAAGGAGCTGACTACCGCTGGGTGGAGTACAAGGGCCGGATCCCCTATCCCCGCCCAGGGACG TGCCCCAGCGAAACGTACGACCCTCTTCTCCACTCCACCAAGGACTTCCCTGATGACCTGATAAGCTTCATGCGCAACCACCAGCTGATGTGGGGCCCCGTGTACCCCCTTGGCCGGAAGCCCATCCTGGTGAGGGCCAATGTGCCCTATCGGCTACGGCAGCTGCTTGTGGACCGGGTGGAGACAGAGTCTGGGCACTACGATGTTCTCTTCCTTGGAACAG ATGAAGGCAAAGTGCTGAAGGTGGGGCTCACTGGCGGGAGAGGCCAGGACAGCGAGGAGATCAGCCTGGAGGAAATCAGTGTTTCTAAG GTGCCGTCTCCTATCCTGGACATGCAGTTCTCACCAAAGCGG CAggagctgtttgtgagcagcaccCATGGGCTGGTCCAGCTCTCCCTATACCACTGCGAGCTCTACGGCAAAGACTGCACGGACTGCTGCCTGGCCAGAGACCCCTACTGCACCTGGGACGGCAAGGGCTGCAGCCCCTACCGGCTGACTGAGAAGAG GCGAGCACGCTGCCAGGATGCGCTGAAGGCCGACCCGGTCAGTCAGTGCCAGGACACCACAGCGG GGGTCACTGCAACTGAAGAGAAACTGGTATTTGGGGTGGAGAACAACACTACTTTCCTCGAGTGCCTGGCGCGCTCTCCCCAGACGGCCATTCGGTGGCTCGTGCAGCgcagcagggaggcagccctGGATGAG GTGAGGACCGGTGACCGCTTCTCTATCCTGGAGCAAGGACTCCTGATCCGCCAGCTGGCGAGAGAGGATGCTGGAGTCTATCAGTGCCAGGCAGTGGAGCGTTCCTTCTCCCGCCCCCTCACGCACTACAGCCTTCGTGTCATTGGCCACGAGGCCATGGGGGCCAAACGGAGCAAGGGTGCCGAGGAGGGAGGCAGCCACCTGAGCGCCATGCCCGTACAGCTCCAGTACAAGGGCTACCCGCGGACCCTGGGGGCACCGGGCACCAGCCTGGACGAGTACTGCAATGCGCTCCGGCACCAGGAGAGGCAGCGGCAAAAGGCCTGGAACCCGAAGTGGCAGCATTCCTTGGAGAGCAAGAAAGGCCGAGTGCGGAGGCATCCCGACCCCCTGAAgccagccagagctgggctgagacTAGTCTGA